The following proteins are encoded in a genomic region of Arachis ipaensis cultivar K30076 chromosome B02, Araip1.1, whole genome shotgun sequence:
- the LOC107627077 gene encoding zinc finger MYM-type protein 1-like has product MLKFLGSYNERVKKNVLENAPKNAKYTSNYVQKEILHILATNVRNSIREEIGDAKFCIIVDEARDESKKEQMAIVLRFVTLDGFVKERFFDLVHVTDTCATTLKKELISVISHYNLQVENIRGQGYDGASDMRGEWNDLQALFLKDSPQAYYVHCFAHRLQLALVAALREVLQIHEFFTQLNSIVTIVSASSKRHDQLQEAQAIENANLVAQNELETGKGANQISILQRVGDTRWSSHFNSICSLVKMFTATNIVLNNIIEDGTTYAQRGEAYGVSKILLSFEFIFTLHLMKEIMEITNVLYQALQQQSQDILNAMHIVSTSKLLLQQLRDGGWCNFLANVKDFCEKYEIEVPNMSAQYVFGRGRSRQPSVIVEHHYRIDVFLTTIDFQIQELNSRFNEQTIELLTLSCALDPKDNFKSFNIEEISKLAEKFYPLDFPSNELNILKSQLQHYQHDIPNHLKGIGTLFELCNKLQETRKSRTYHMVDRLIRLVLTLPVSTATTERAFSAIKIVKTRLRSKMADEFLADNLVIYIEKELVAIFDTNSIIDDFENRKKRRIAFS; this is encoded by the coding sequence ATGTTGAAATTTTTGGGATCTTACAATGAAAGAGTGAAAAAGAATGTTTTGGAAAATGCTCCAAAAAATGCTAAGTATACTTCAAATTATGTCCAAAAAGAAATTCTACATATTCTTGCTACTAATGTGAGAAATTCAATTAGAGAAGAGATTGGAGATGCCAAATTTTGTATTATTGTTGATGAAGCTAGAGATGAATCTAAAAAGGAGCAAATGGCCATTGTTTTGAGATTTGTTACTCTAGATGGTTTTGTTAAAGAGAGATTCTTTGATCTTGTGCATGTCACTGATACTTGTGCAACAACTTTAAAGAAAGAATTGATTTCTGTCATTTCTCATTATAATCTCCAAGTTGAAAATATTAGGGGTCAAGGGTATGATGGTGCTAGCGACATGCGGGGTGAGTGGAATGATTTGCAAGCTTTGTTTCTTAAAGATTCTCCACAAGCATACTATGTGCATTGTTTTGCTCATAGGTTACAATTAGCATTGGTGGCAGCTTTAAGAGAGGTACTTCAAATTCATGAATTTTTTACTCAATTAAACTCTATTGTCACTATTGTTAGTGCTTCTTCAAAAAGACATGATCAATTACAAGAAGCGCAAGCAATTGAAAATGCAAACTTAGTTGCTCAAAATGAATTAGAAACAGGCAAAGGTGCGAATCAAATAAGCATTTTACAAAGAGTTGGGGATACTCGATGGAGctctcactttaattctatttgcaGTTTGGTAAAAATGTTTACTGCTACCAACATTGTTCTCAATAATATCATTGAAGACGGGACAACTTATGCACAAAGAGGTGAGGCTTATGGTGTTAGTAAAATATTATTGtcatttgaatttattttcaCTTTGCACTTAATGAAAGAGATTATGGAAATCACTAATGTTCTTTACCAAGCACTGCAACAACAATCTCAAGATATTCTTAATGCAATGCATATTGTTTCTACATCAAAGTTACTTCTTCAACAATTAAGAGATGGTGGATGGTGCAATTTTCTTGCAAATGTTAAAGATTTTTGTGAAAAATATGAAATTGAAGTCCCTAATATGAGTGCACAATATGtttttggaagaggtcgatctcgTCAACCAAGTGTGATAGTTGAGCATCATTATCGAATAGATGTATTCTTGACAACAATTGACTTTCAGATACAAGAGTTGAATAGTAGATTTAATGAGCAAACAATAGAGCTTTTGACTTTGAGTTGTGCTTTGGATCCTAAGGACAATTTCAAATCATTTAATATTGAAGAAATTAGCAAGTTAGCAGAGAAGTTTTATCCCCTTGACTTTCCTTCTAATGAGCTAAATATTTTGAAATCTCAGTTGCAACATTATCAGCATGATATACCAAATCATTTGAAAGGCATTGGTACACTTTTTGAATTGTGCAACAAGTTGCAAGAAACGAgaaaatcaagaacttatcaCATGGTTGATAGATTAATACGTCTTGTTTTGACTCTACCAGTGTCTACAGCAACAACAGAAAGAGCTTTTTCAGCAATAAAAATTGTTAAGACAAGACTCCGAAGTAAGATGGCTGATGAATTTCTTGCAGACAATTTGGTCAtctatatagaaaaagaattagTAGCTATTTTCGACACAAATTCAATTATAGatgattttgaaaatagaaaaaaacgtCGAATAGCCTTTTCATGA
- the LOC107625166 gene encoding probable LL-diaminopimelate aminotransferase, chloroplastic, whose translation MKVSRNGNIAKLQAGYLFPEIARRRNAHLLKYPDAKVISLGIGDTTEPIPNAITSAMSKRSHALSTVEGYSGYGAEKGEKIVLIKGFVWKTSWNTS comes from the exons ATGAAGGTCTCTCGCAATGGAAATATTGCTAAACTTCAAGCCGGGTATCTCTTTCCGGAG attgcTAGAAGAAGGAATGCACACTTGCTTAAGTACCCTGATGCCAAAGTAATAAGCCTTGGAATTGGTGATACTACTGAACCCATTCCTAATGCCATAACTTCTGCAATGTCAAAG AGATCACATGCATTATCAACTGTAGAAGGATATAGTGGTTATGGAGCTGAAAAAGGTGAAAAG ATTGTCTTAATCAAAGGCTTTGTGTGGAAAACAAGTTGGAACACTAGCTGA